In the genome of Methylophaga nitratireducenticrescens, one region contains:
- the gmhB gene encoding D-glycero-beta-D-manno-heptose 1,7-bisphosphate 7-phosphatase produces the protein MSLIILDRDGVINHDSDDFIKSPSEWGPIEGSLEAIARLNYAGYRVVIITNQSGIARGFLDVETLNRIHSKMRRMLAQVGGRIEAIFFCPHGPDDNCECRKPKDAAFKELAHRLRVNLDHVPAVGDSLRDIQAAQSAGAKPILVRTGKGEKTLKKGIPKDVPIYDNLAAVADALLEIVI, from the coding sequence ATGTCGCTGATAATTCTTGATCGTGATGGTGTGATAAACCATGATTCGGATGATTTTATTAAATCGCCGTCAGAATGGGGACCTATTGAAGGTAGTCTGGAAGCCATTGCGAGATTGAATTATGCAGGTTATCGGGTGGTGATTATCACCAATCAGTCTGGTATTGCCAGAGGTTTTCTGGATGTGGAAACTCTCAACCGTATCCACAGCAAAATGCGACGAATGCTGGCACAAGTTGGTGGACGCATCGAAGCCATTTTTTTCTGCCCACATGGTCCCGATGATAATTGTGAGTGCCGAAAACCTAAAGATGCGGCATTTAAAGAACTTGCTCACCGGTTACGAGTGAACCTGGACCATGTTCCTGCGGTAGGGGATTCTCTACGCGATATCCAGGCGGCACAATCTGCAGGAGCCAAACCCATACTGGTACGCACCGGAAAAGGTGAAAAGACTCTGAAGAAAGGCATTCCCAAGGATGTGCCGATATATGACAATCTGGCTGCAGTAGCCGATGCATTGTTGGAAATCGTAATTTGA